The sequence GCCGGAGACTGCAATACGCACGACGGGTCTGCTCCTGGGGCGGAGGGACTAGCGGACGTGGGACAACGCTACCGGGCATAGCGCCGGGCCACCCGGTCATCCCGGACGATCGGACATACCGAAACTACCCAATAGTAGGTCTTTCTTCGCGGAAGGCGGCTGCGTACGGTGCCGCTATGACCAAGCCTGTGAAAGCCGTCACACCGTCCGCCGCCCGTTCCGCGTCCGCCACGGCCGACCCGGAGTCGCTCGACCAGCTGCGCGGCGACTGCGCGCGGATGGCGCCGCGCTTCTCCCGCAGCCGGTGCACCGAGTCCGCCGAGGGCAAGTCCGTCCACGGCCGGGCGACCGAACTGCACGGCGTCTCGGTCCCCGAGAAGTCTGCCGCACTGCTGGAGGGCATGTCCGAGTACGGCGACTGAGCCGGCGTACGGCCACCGGGCCGGTCCCCCGCCGGACGGGGGAACCGCCGCCGCCCCTGCTTCGTCCCATCGGCGTCCGTGAGTACGGACGCCGAAGATGGCCGGCGGAGCCGAAGGAGCGATGCGGTGAACACCGAGGACACCAACGACACCGGTGACGGCACGGCGCCCGCCCGGGACCCGGAGCCCGCGGCCCGCCGGCGGCCCAGCCGGCTGGTGATCGCCTCCATGGCCGCCGCGGTGCTGGTCGCCGGGGGTGGCGCGGCGTACTGGGCCTCGTCCGCGTCCGGCGGCCGGGACGCCGCCGCGGGGGCCTCGGCCGGCAATCCGCCGCCGCTGGCCCTCGACGGCTACACCGGCGGCGGGATAGCGGCGGGCGAGCCCAATCCGCAGGGTGCGCACTACAAGGCGGTGGCGAAGCTGCCCGGCGGTCCGGCGTCGGCGCCCGTGTACCGGCCGCAGGGGCAGATCGACCGGGCGACGGTGGAACGGCTGGCCAAGGCCCTGGATGTGGCCGGAAAGGTGCGCTCGGAGGGCAACACCTGGAAGGTCGGCGGGCCCACCGCGGACGGTCGCGGCCCCGTCCTCCAGGTCACCAAGACCGGCTCGGGATCGTGGACGTTCTCGCAGTACGGCACCCCGGGCGGGACCAACTGCGCGCTGCCCTCCTCGCCGAAGGGCGACACGGGCGCCTCGCCGTCCGGCCGGCCCGGCTGCCCCTCCTACCGCGGCGCCGGGGACGCCTCCACCCAGGACGACGGCAGCGGCAAGGGCGCGGTGTCGGAGGCGAAGGCCAAGGAGGCCGTGCGGCCCGCGCTGGCGGCCCTCGGCCAGAAGGACGCGAAGCTGGATGCGAGCGGGCTGTCCGGCGCGGTGCGGGTCGTGAGCGCCGACCCGGTGCTCGGCGCGCTGCCGACGTACGGCTGGCAGAGCGATCTCCAGGTCGGCTCGGACGGTCAAGTGGTGGGCGGCAGCGGCCAGTTGGCGCATCCGGCCAAGGGCGCGGTGTATCCCGTACTGGGCGCGCGGCAGACCCTGGACCGGCTGAACTCGCACGACGGCCGGAAGCCCGCCGACTGCCCCTCGGCGCTGTCCGAGAAGGGCGGCACGGGGATCGCGCCCTGCGAGCCCGCGCCGACGAAGGGCCAGCGGCCGACCGAGGTGACCGGCGCGGTCTTCGGCCTCGCGGTGCAGTACGTGAACGGCGGGCCGGCGCTGATCCCGTCCTGGCTCTACCGGGTGCGGCAGCCGGGCGCCGGCAACGACCCCGAGGCCACCTCGGTGATCGCACACCCCGCCGTGAACCCGAAGTATCTGGCGCACCGGGACCGCACGCCGCAGGTGCCGTCGGGGAAGCCCGGGGCGATGGCGCTGGAGTCGTACGTGGTGGGCGATGGCGGGCGGAAGCTGACCGTGCACTTCTGGGGCGGGGTGTGCAGCGTCTACACGGTGAGCGCCGAGGAGTCGGCGACGACCGTGCAGACCAAGGTCGTCGGCCGGGACAAGAAGCCGCACCAGATCTGCGTGAAGATCGCCAAGGACTTCACCCGGACCGTGACGCTGGACAAGCCGCTGGACGGCCGGAAGGTGATCGACGTCTCGACCGGCAGGGCGGTCCCGAAGCGCTGAGCGCGCCCCGGCTCCGTGAAGACCGCGAAGGCGGCACCCCGAGCGGGGTGCCGCCTTCGGCGGTCAGTGGCGCGGTGGCTCAGCTGAAGGAGTCGCCGCAGGCGCAGGAGCCGGTGGCGTTCGGGTTGTCGATCGTGAAGCCCTGCTTCTCAATGGTGTCGACGAAGTCGATCGAGGCGCCGCCCAGGTAGGGGGCGCTCATCCGGTCGGTGACGACCTTGACGCCGTCGAAGTCCTTGACCACATCGCCGTCGAGCGAGCGCTCGTCGAAGAAGAGCTGGTAACGCAGTCCGGAGCAGCCGCCGGGCTGGACCGCCACCCGCAGCGCGAGGTCGTCCCGGCCCTCCTGCTCCAGCAGGCTCTTGACCTTCGACGCGGCCGCGTCGGACAGGATGATGCCGTCGCTGACGGTGGTCTTCTCGTCCTGAACGCTCATCTACATCTCTCCCGGGTTGTACGGACCGCTTGCCATCGGTTGCCACAGCTGCAACCGGCGACGTCCCGGATCTATTCCGGCTGCGCGCGAGGTGTCCTTCTGTCGTCTTCATGCTCGCACATCACCGGGCGGGCATCGGTGGGAGACCGATCACGGAGCGCCGCGGGCAGCGGGACACGCATACGGAGGGGGTCCGGGGCAAGGGCCGGCCGGATGCGTCACATCGACACTATGGCCATCGTCAAACTGACATGAAGCAGTTATGATAGATAGCGTCAAATCGACGAGAAGGCATGTGCCCGGGAGCGGACGCGTGCCCACGAGCTGTCTGCAGAGAAGAGAGGGTGCGTGTCGTGACCACCGCCCAGCCCCTGGACGTCCAGCCGACTCCGCTGGCCCTGCTCCTCCTCGGCCGCGAGGCCGACCCGAAGAGCGAGCGCGGTGTGGAGTGCCCCGGTGATCTGCCGGCCCCCTCCGACCCCGACCTCGTCGAGCGCGCCCGCGCGGCCAAGGAGAAGCTCGGCGACAAGGTCTTCGTCCTCGGGCACCACTACCAGCGCGACGAGGTCATCGAGTTCGCCGATGTGACCGGCGACTCCTTCAAGCTCGCGCGGGACGCGGCCGCCCGGCCGGACGCGGAGTACATCGTCTTCTGCGGTGTCCACTTCATGGCCGAGTCCGCCGACATCCTCACCGGCGACGACCAGCAGGTGATCCTCCCCGACCTGGCCGCCGGCTGCTCGATGGCCGATATGGCGACGGCCGAGCAGGTCGCCGAGTGCTGGGACGTCCTGACCGAGGCCGGGATCGCCGAGCAGGTGGTGCCCGTCTCGTACATGAACTCCTCCGCCGACATCAAAGCCTTCACCGGCAAGCACGGCGGCACGATCTGCACCTCCTCCAACGCCAAGCGCGCGCTGGACTGGGCCTTCGAGCAGGGCGAGAAGGTCCTCTTCCTGCCCGATCAGCACCTGGGCCGCAACACCGCCGTCCGCGACATGGGCATGTCCCTCGACGACTGCGTGGTCTACAACCCCCACAAGCCGGGCGGCGGCCTGACCGCCGACGAGCTGCGCGCCGCCAAGATGATCCTGTGGCGAGGCCACTGCTCGGTCCACGGCCGCTTCTCGCTGGACTCGGTCAACGACGTCCGCGAGCGCATCCCCGGCGTGAACGTGCTGGTCCACCCCGAGTGCAAGCACGAGGTCGTCGCCGCGGCGGACTACGTCGGCTCGACGGAGTACATCATCAAGGCCCTGGAGGCCGCCCCCCGCGGCTCCAAGTGGGCCATCGGCACGGAGCTGAACCTGGTCCGCCGGCTGGCCAACCGTTTCGCGGCCGAGGACAAGGAGATCGTCTTCCTCGACAAGACGGTCTGCTTCTGCTCCACCATGAACCGCATCGACCTGCCCCATCTGGTCTGGGCCCTGGAGTCGCTGGCGGCCGGCAAGGTCGTCAACCGCATCCAGGTCGACAACGAGACCGAGAGCTTCGCCAAGCTGGCGCTGGAGCGGATGCTGGCGCTGCCGTAGGCACGGCCGCGCAGCGCAGCGGGGCGGCCCCTTCCCGAAGGGGCCGCCCCGCTGCGTCTGCCGTGACGCTCAGGACTGCGACAAGTCGCCGTTGGTCCAGGCGTAGACCTGCTTGCCCTTGACCACCACCCGGTACTGGTACTGCTCGGAGCAGTCCACCCGCCCGGCGCTCTCCCCCACGCCCTCCGGCCACCAGCTCGCATCGAGCTTCGGCTCCCCGTTGAAGGCGCCCCCGGAGCAGCTCTTGGCCCCGCTCAGCTTCAGCGGCGCCGCACCGAGGGTGAAGCGCATCAGCTTGGCGTTGCCGTTCGTCTGCACCTTCTCCGTGATCTGCGTGGCGTCCTTCGGGACCCACTTGGGAAGGATGAACAGCAGCTCGTGTTCGCCGACCTTCGGGGCGTCGCGCGCGGTCGCAAAGGTCTTGATGCGCTCGTGGAAGAGGTGGTCGGTGACCGTGTCCGGCAGGTCGTCGTCGTACGTCTTCAGCAGCGGCGCCGCGACGGCGAGGCCGACGGCCACGCACAGGGCGACGATGAGCAGCACCTTTTTCTTCATGCGCGCATTGTGCCTCGTCCCGGTGACCGGCCGATCCGCCGGCGACGGGCCCGGCCGTCAGTGGTCGTCCACGTACCGCCGCATCCACGCATCGAAGCGTTC is a genomic window of Streptomyces gilvosporeus containing:
- the erpA gene encoding iron-sulfur cluster insertion protein ErpA, with the translated sequence MSVQDEKTTVSDGIILSDAAASKVKSLLEQEGRDDLALRVAVQPGGCSGLRYQLFFDERSLDGDVVKDFDGVKVVTDRMSAPYLGGASIDFVDTIEKQGFTIDNPNATGSCACGDSFS
- the nadA gene encoding quinolinate synthase NadA, giving the protein MRVVTTAQPLDVQPTPLALLLLGREADPKSERGVECPGDLPAPSDPDLVERARAAKEKLGDKVFVLGHHYQRDEVIEFADVTGDSFKLARDAAARPDAEYIVFCGVHFMAESADILTGDDQQVILPDLAAGCSMADMATAEQVAECWDVLTEAGIAEQVVPVSYMNSSADIKAFTGKHGGTICTSSNAKRALDWAFEQGEKVLFLPDQHLGRNTAVRDMGMSLDDCVVYNPHKPGGGLTADELRAAKMILWRGHCSVHGRFSLDSVNDVRERIPGVNVLVHPECKHEVVAAADYVGSTEYIIKALEAAPRGSKWAIGTELNLVRRLANRFAAEDKEIVFLDKTVCFCSTMNRIDLPHLVWALESLAAGKVVNRIQVDNETESFAKLALERMLALP